In Sphingomonas sp. SORGH_AS_0950, the following are encoded in one genomic region:
- a CDS encoding quinone-dependent dihydroorotate dehydrogenase, translated as MAFYHPLLFALDAERAHGLTVSMLSRWGSLGAPMGADPARYPRLATQVAGIDFANPLGLAAGVDKNGEAIDGFFGLGFGMVEIGTLTPRPQPGNPKPRLFRLVEDKAVVNRYGFNNGGLDAGLARARAAKRKGVLGINVGANKDAADRIADYRHGVTQAAPIADYVTINISSPNTPGLRDLQHGPALAELLAASREAAGAVPLFLKVAPDLEPAQIDEIARAAIDHRLDAIIIGNTTITRPDVKSGNAAETGGLSGRPLAPLARTRLADFRKATGAAMTLIAAGGIDSGAEAYARIRSGASLIQLYSALVYEGPGLAARILADLDALLARDGFASIAEAVGA; from the coding sequence ATGGCCTTTTATCACCCGCTCCTCTTCGCCCTCGATGCCGAGCGCGCCCATGGTCTGACGGTTTCGATGCTGTCGCGCTGGGGGTCGCTGGGCGCGCCGATGGGGGCCGATCCGGCGCGCTATCCCCGGCTGGCGACGCAGGTGGCGGGGATCGACTTCGCCAATCCGCTGGGGCTGGCGGCGGGGGTCGACAAGAATGGCGAGGCGATCGACGGTTTTTTCGGGCTGGGCTTCGGCATGGTGGAGATCGGCACGCTGACCCCCAGGCCCCAGCCCGGCAACCCCAAGCCCCGCCTGTTCCGGCTGGTCGAGGACAAGGCGGTGGTCAACCGCTATGGCTTCAACAATGGCGGGCTGGATGCGGGACTGGCGCGGGCGCGCGCCGCGAAGCGCAAGGGCGTGTTGGGCATCAATGTCGGCGCGAACAAGGACGCGGCCGACCGCATCGCCGACTATCGCCACGGCGTGACCCAGGCCGCGCCGATCGCCGATTATGTCACGATCAACATCTCCAGCCCCAACACGCCGGGCCTGCGCGACCTGCAACACGGGCCCGCCCTCGCCGAGCTGCTGGCCGCCTCGCGCGAAGCCGCGGGCGCCGTGCCGCTGTTCCTGAAGGTCGCCCCCGACCTGGAGCCCGCACAGATCGACGAGATCGCCCGCGCCGCGATCGACCACCGGCTGGACGCGATCATCATCGGCAACACCACCATCACCCGGCCGGACGTGAAGAGCGGCAACGCCGCCGAGACCGGCGGGCTTTCGGGCCGTCCGCTCGCCCCGCTCGCCCGCACGCGGCTCGCCGATTTCCGCAAGGCCACCGGGGCGGCGATGACGCTGATCGCGGCGGGCGGGATCGATTCGGGCGCGGAGGCCTATGCCCGCATCCGCAGCGGCGCGAGCCTGATCCAGCTCTACTCCGCGCTGGTCTATGAAGGGCCGGGGCTGGCCGCGCGCATCCTCGCCGATCTCGACGCGCTGCTCGCCCGCGACGGGTTCGCCAGCATCGCCGAAGCGGTCGGCGCCTGA
- a CDS encoding catalase family protein codes for MKTPVAFTPQVEDVKPDEGETVDQMKQSFAHILDTTSRDYGHGVRAVHAKAHGIIRGMLTVHDNLPPELAQGLFATPGEYEAVARISTNPGDILDDAIGLPRGLALKVIGVEGERLPGSEGDATQDFVMANAPVFTAPTADAFAKNLKMLASTTDRFEGGKKLLSGLLRGIEATLETVGIESATLQTLGGAKPVHPLGETYYSQTPFRYGDHIAKFALFPVSPALTQLTGDTVDTHDRPDALREVVREVMIEQGGQWELRVQLNRDLDSMPIEDATAEWSEADSPYVTVATFTAAPQISWRDGETHAIDDALSYSIWHGLAAHRPLGNINRARKDTYRFSAEYRGRVNGCPMHEPRAMAELP; via the coding sequence ATGAAGACCCCCGTCGCATTCACCCCCCAGGTCGAAGACGTGAAGCCCGATGAAGGCGAAACCGTCGACCAGATGAAACAGTCCTTCGCGCATATCCTCGACACCACGTCCAGGGACTATGGCCACGGCGTCCGCGCGGTCCATGCCAAGGCGCATGGCATCATCCGGGGCATGCTGACGGTGCATGACAATCTCCCGCCCGAACTGGCGCAGGGGCTGTTCGCGACGCCGGGCGAGTATGAGGCGGTGGCGCGCATCTCGACCAATCCGGGGGACATATTGGACGATGCGATCGGCTTGCCGCGCGGACTGGCGCTGAAGGTGATCGGGGTCGAGGGCGAGCGGCTGCCCGGTTCCGAAGGCGATGCGACCCAGGACTTCGTGATGGCCAATGCGCCGGTCTTCACCGCACCGACGGCGGACGCCTTTGCCAAGAATCTGAAGATGCTGGCCTCCACCACCGACAGGTTCGAGGGCGGCAAGAAGCTGCTATCGGGCCTATTGCGCGGGATCGAGGCGACGTTGGAGACGGTCGGGATCGAAAGCGCGACGCTCCAGACGCTGGGCGGAGCCAAGCCGGTGCACCCGCTGGGCGAGACCTATTACAGCCAGACGCCGTTCCGCTATGGCGACCATATCGCCAAGTTCGCGCTGTTCCCGGTCAGCCCCGCGCTGACCCAGCTGACCGGCGACACGGTCGACACCCATGACCGTCCCGACGCGCTGCGCGAGGTGGTGCGTGAGGTGATGATCGAGCAGGGTGGCCAGTGGGAGTTGCGTGTCCAGCTCAACCGCGACCTGGACTCCATGCCGATCGAGGATGCGACCGCCGAGTGGAGCGAGGCGGACAGCCCCTATGTCACCGTCGCGACCTTCACCGCCGCGCCCCAGATCAGCTGGCGCGACGGCGAGACCCATGCGATCGACGATGCGCTGTCCTACAGCATCTGGCACGGGCTGGCGGCGCACCGGCCGCTGGGCAATATCAACCGCGCGCGCAAGGACACGTACCGCTTCTCCGCCGAGTATCGCGGCCGGGTGAATGGCTGCCCGATGCACGAGCCGCGTGCCATGGCCGAGTTGCCGTGA
- a CDS encoding metallophosphoesterase, with protein MIRLFHVSDVHFGAEDPAALAWFAERVAVEKPDAVIMTGDLTMRATKREFQAGGAWLQSLGVPVTVEVGNHDIPYYWDPFRRLFAPYQRYAAVERMIEKPLDLPGVTVVPLKTTARAQWRWNWSKGRVSTGSLRRALALIEQAPKDHLILVAAHHPLIEGPTKGTAKTRNGDVALTQLAAAGAHAVLSGHVHDPFDVPIDRDGRIIRMIGAGTLSKRTRKTPPAFNELRIEGLGFETLVRSLDEAPPHVITEDMRAG; from the coding sequence ATGATCCGCCTGTTTCATGTCAGCGACGTGCATTTCGGTGCCGAGGACCCCGCCGCGCTCGCCTGGTTCGCCGAGCGGGTGGCGGTGGAAAAGCCCGATGCGGTCATCATGACCGGCGACCTGACCATGCGCGCGACCAAGCGCGAGTTCCAGGCGGGCGGCGCGTGGCTGCAATCGCTCGGCGTGCCGGTGACGGTCGAGGTCGGCAATCACGACATCCCCTATTATTGGGACCCGTTCCGGCGGCTGTTCGCCCCCTATCAGCGCTATGCCGCGGTCGAGCGGATGATCGAGAAGCCGCTCGACCTGCCCGGCGTGACGGTGGTGCCGCTCAAGACCACCGCGCGCGCCCAGTGGCGGTGGAACTGGTCCAAGGGGCGGGTCAGCACGGGGTCGCTGCGCCGCGCGCTGGCGCTGATCGAGCAGGCGCCCAAGGATCACCTGATCCTGGTCGCGGCGCACCACCCGCTGATCGAGGGGCCGACCAAGGGTACCGCCAAGACCCGCAACGGCGATGTCGCGCTGACCCAGCTGGCGGCGGCGGGCGCGCATGCGGTGCTGAGCGGGCATGTCCATGACCCGTTCGACGTGCCGATCGACCGCGATGGCCGGATCATCCGGATGATCGGGGCGGGCACCCTGTCCAAGCGGACGCGCAAGACGCCGCCCGCCTTCAACGAACTGCGGATCGAGGGGCTGGGGTTCGAGACGCTGGTCCGCAGCCTGGACGAAGCCCCGCCGCATGTCATTACCGAGGATATGCGGGCAGGGTGA
- the rpoB gene encoding DNA-directed RNA polymerase subunit beta: MATKAIDSGSAPRKGDGGTAKRRIRKVFGDIHEVVQMPNLIEVQRESYEQFLRSDKSRGHVSGLEKTLRSVFPIQDFAGTAYLDFDDYVLEDPKFDVEECRQRGITYAAPMRVTLRLTAFEVDPDTEAKSVIDIKEQDVYMGDMPLMTENGTFFINGTERVIVSQMHRSPGVLFDHDRGKTHASGKYLFAARVIPYRGSWLDFEFDAKDIVNVRIDRKRKLPVTALLYALGMNSEEILNYFYNRLTFVRGDGGWKIPFQAENWRGAKPMFDIVDANSGEVVFPAGQKISPRAANKAAKDGLTQLLIPTEEIFGRYSAYDLINEQTGEIYVEAGDEISAENLEALDKAGVDTIELLDIDHVATGPWIRNTLKADKAEEREQALSDIYRVMRPGEPPTLETAEALFAGLFFDPDRYDLSAVGRVKLNMRLDLDCPDTVTTLRTEDILAVVKTLVDLKDGKGEIDDIDNLGNRRVRSVGELLENQYRVGLLRMERAVKERMSSVDVSTVMPNDLINAKPAVAAVREFFGSSQLSQFMDQTNPLSEVTHKRRVSALGPGGLTRERAGFEVRDVHPTHYGRICPIETPEGPNIGLINSLSTFARVNKYGFIETPYRKVIDGRVTDEVVYLSAMEEQKHTVAQASAATDADNRFTEDLVSARQAGEFLMALPDQITLMDVSPKQLVSVAASLIPFLENDDANRALMGSNMQRQAVPLVKAEAPFVGTGMEETVARDSGAAIAAKRAGIVDQVDASRIVVRATGEVDAGKSGVDIYTLMKFQRSNQSTCINQRPLVKVGDVVRAGDVIADGPSTEFGELALGRNALVAFMPWNGYNYEDSILISERIVKDDVFTSIHIDEFEVMARDTKLGPEDITRDIPNVGEEALRNLDEAGIVYVGAEVEPGDILVGKITPKGESPMTPEEKLLRAIFGEKASDVRDTSLRLPPGVAGTIVDVRVFNRHGIDKDERAMAIEREEIERLKKDADDERTILNRATWSRLREMLLDQTATAAPKGVKKGIVIDAEVLESVDRHEWWKFAVADDARQSDLEAVKAQYDEAAKRITDKFHDRRDKLERGDELPPGVLKMVKVFVAVKRKLQPGDKMAGRHGNKGVISRILPQEDMPFLADGTPVDLVLNPLGVPSRMNVGQIFETHLGWAARNLGMQVAAQLEDWREANPDAKPGAVPEAVKARLVEIYGDHYAEDIQNRDDEEVAELVQNIRTGVPMGTPVFDGARESDVSEMLELAGLHTSGQSDLFDGRTGDQFDRKVTVGIIYMLKLHHLVDDKIHARSIGPYSLVTQQPLGGKAQFGGQRFGEMEVWALQAYGAAYTLQEMLTVKSDDVVGRTKVYEAIVKGDDTFEAGIPESFNVLVKEMRSLGLNVDLKSMEDAQDDGLAEAAE, encoded by the coding sequence ATGGCAACCAAGGCGATCGACAGCGGCTCCGCCCCGCGCAAGGGCGATGGCGGCACCGCCAAGCGGCGTATCCGCAAGGTGTTCGGCGACATCCACGAAGTGGTGCAGATGCCGAACCTGATCGAGGTTCAGCGCGAAAGCTACGAACAGTTCCTCCGTTCGGACAAGTCGCGGGGCCATGTCTCCGGGCTGGAAAAGACGCTGCGCAGCGTCTTCCCGATCCAGGATTTCGCCGGGACGGCGTATCTCGACTTTGACGATTACGTCCTGGAGGACCCGAAGTTCGACGTCGAGGAATGCCGCCAGCGGGGCATCACCTATGCCGCGCCGATGCGCGTCACGCTGCGCCTGACCGCGTTCGAGGTCGATCCCGACACCGAAGCCAAGTCGGTCATCGATATCAAGGAGCAGGACGTCTACATGGGCGACATGCCCCTGATGACGGAGAACGGCACCTTCTTCATCAACGGCACCGAGCGCGTCATCGTCAGCCAGATGCACCGTTCGCCGGGCGTGCTGTTCGACCATGACCGCGGCAAGACCCATGCCTCGGGCAAGTATCTGTTCGCCGCGCGCGTGATCCCGTATCGCGGTTCGTGGCTGGACTTCGAGTTCGACGCCAAGGACATCGTCAATGTCCGTATCGACCGCAAGCGCAAGCTGCCGGTGACGGCGCTGCTCTATGCGCTGGGCATGAACTCGGAAGAGATCCTCAACTATTTCTACAACCGCTTGACCTTCGTTCGCGGCGACGGCGGCTGGAAGATCCCGTTCCAGGCCGAGAACTGGCGCGGTGCCAAGCCGATGTTCGACATCGTCGATGCGAACTCGGGCGAGGTCGTGTTCCCCGCCGGTCAGAAGATTTCGCCGCGCGCCGCCAACAAGGCGGCCAAGGACGGCCTGACCCAGCTGCTGATCCCGACCGAGGAAATCTTCGGTCGTTACTCGGCCTATGACCTCATCAACGAGCAGACCGGCGAAATCTATGTCGAGGCCGGTGACGAGATCAGCGCCGAGAATCTCGAAGCGCTGGACAAGGCGGGCGTCGACACGATCGAGCTGCTCGACATCGACCATGTTGCCACGGGTCCGTGGATCCGCAACACGCTGAAGGCCGACAAGGCCGAAGAGCGCGAGCAGGCGCTGTCGGACATCTACCGCGTCATGCGCCCCGGCGAGCCGCCGACGCTGGAGACGGCGGAAGCGCTGTTCGCAGGGCTGTTCTTCGATCCCGACCGCTACGACCTGTCGGCCGTGGGCCGCGTCAAGCTGAACATGCGCCTCGACCTCGACTGCCCGGACACGGTGACGACGCTGCGCACCGAGGACATTCTGGCGGTCGTCAAGACGCTGGTCGACCTGAAGGACGGCAAGGGCGAGATCGACGATATCGACAATCTCGGCAACCGCCGCGTGCGTTCGGTGGGCGAGCTGCTGGAGAACCAGTATCGCGTCGGCCTGCTCCGCATGGAGCGCGCCGTGAAGGAGCGCATGTCGTCGGTCGACGTGTCGACGGTGATGCCGAACGACCTGATCAACGCCAAGCCCGCAGTCGCCGCAGTGCGCGAGTTCTTCGGTTCGTCGCAGCTGTCGCAGTTCATGGACCAGACCAACCCGTTGTCCGAAGTGACGCACAAGCGTCGCGTCTCGGCGCTCGGGCCGGGCGGTCTGACGCGTGAGCGTGCGGGCTTCGAAGTCCGCGACGTTCACCCGACGCACTATGGCCGTATCTGCCCGATCGAAACGCCGGAAGGCCCGAACATCGGTCTGATCAATTCGCTGTCGACCTTCGCCCGCGTCAACAAGTATGGCTTCATCGAGACGCCGTACCGCAAGGTGATCGACGGCCGCGTGACCGACGAGGTCGTGTACCTGTCGGCGATGGAGGAGCAGAAGCACACCGTCGCGCAGGCTTCGGCCGCGACGGATGCGGACAATCGCTTCACCGAGGATCTGGTCTCGGCGCGTCAGGCGGGCGAGTTCCTGATGGCGCTGCCAGATCAGATCACCCTGATGGACGTCAGCCCCAAGCAGCTCGTCTCGGTCGCCGCCTCGCTCATTCCGTTCCTGGAAAACGACGACGCCAACCGCGCGCTCATGGGCTCGAACATGCAGCGTCAGGCCGTGCCGCTGGTGAAGGCGGAAGCGCCCTTCGTCGGCACCGGCATGGAAGAGACGGTGGCCCGCGACTCGGGCGCGGCGATCGCGGCGAAGCGCGCCGGTATCGTCGACCAGGTCGATGCGTCGCGCATCGTGGTTCGCGCGACCGGCGAGGTCGATGCGGGCAAGTCGGGCGTCGACATCTACACGCTGATGAAGTTCCAGCGTTCGAACCAGTCGACCTGCATCAACCAGCGTCCGCTGGTGAAGGTGGGTGACGTCGTGCGGGCGGGCGACGTGATCGCCGACGGCCCCTCGACCGAGTTCGGCGAGCTGGCGCTGGGCCGCAACGCGCTCGTCGCGTTCATGCCCTGGAACGGCTACAACTATGAGGACTCGATCCTCATCTCCGAGCGGATCGTGAAGGACGACGTGTTCACGTCGATCCATATCGACGAGTTCGAAGTCATGGCGCGCGACACCAAGCTCGGGCCGGAAGACATCACCCGCGACATTCCGAACGTGGGTGAAGAGGCGCTGCGCAACCTCGACGAGGCGGGCATCGTCTATGTCGGGGCCGAGGTGGAGCCGGGCGACATCCTGGTCGGTAAGATCACGCCGAAGGGCGAATCGCCGATGACGCCGGAAGAAAAGCTGCTCCGTGCGATCTTCGGTGAAAAGGCCAGCGACGTGCGCGACACCTCGCTGCGTCTGCCGCCGGGCGTTGCCGGTACGATCGTCGACGTGCGCGTCTTCAATCGTCACGGCATCGACAAGGACGAGCGCGCGATGGCGATCGAGCGCGAGGAGATCGAGCGTCTGAAGAAGGACGCCGACGACGAGCGCACGATCCTCAACCGGGCGACCTGGAGCCGCCTGCGCGAGATGCTGCTCGACCAGACCGCCACCGCCGCGCCCAAGGGCGTGAAGAAGGGCATCGTGATCGATGCCGAGGTGCTGGAATCGGTCGATCGTCACGAATGGTGGAAGTTCGCCGTCGCCGACGATGCGCGCCAGAGCGATCTGGAAGCGGTCAAGGCCCAGTATGACGAAGCCGCCAAGCGGATCACGGACAAGTTCCATGACCGCCGCGACAAGCTGGAGCGTGGCGACGAGCTGCCGCCGGGCGTGCTGAAGATGGTCAAGGTCTTCGTGGCGGTGAAGCGCAAGCTGCAGCCGGGCGACAAGATGGCCGGCCGTCACGGCAACAAGGGCGTCATCAGCCGCATCCTGCCGCAGGAGGACATGCCCTTCCTCGCGGACGGTACGCCGGTCGATCTCGTGCTGAACCCGCTGGGCGTGCCGTCGCGCATGAACGTCGGTCAGATCTTCGAGACGCATCTGGGCTGGGCGGCGCGCAACCTGGGTATGCAGGTCGCGGCGCAGCTCGAGGATTGGCGCGAAGCCAATCCCGACGCCAAGCCGGGCGCGGTGCCGGAAGCGGTGAAGGCGCGGCTCGTGGAAATCTACGGCGATCACTATGCCGAAGACATCCAGAACCGTGACGACGAGGAAGTGGCCGAGCTGGTCCAGAACATCCGCACCGGTGTGCCGATGGGGACCCCGGTGTTCGACGGCGCGCGCGAGAGCGACGTGTCGGAGATGCTGGAGCTGGCGGGCCTCCACACCTCGGGCCAGTCGGACCTGTTCGACGGGCGCACCGGCGATCAGTTCGACCGCAAGGTGACCGTGGGCATCATCTACATGCTGAAGCTCCACCACCTGGTCGACGACAAGATCCACGCGCGTTCGATCGGCCCGTACTCGCTCGTCACCCAGCAGCCGCTGGGTGGTAAGGCGCAGTTCGGTGGCCAGCGCTTCGGTGAGATGGAAGTGTGGGCGCTGCAGGCTTATGGCGCGGCGTACACGCTCCAGGAAATGCTGACGGTGAAGTCGGACGACGTGGTCGGCCGCACCAAGGTCTACGAAGCGATCGTCAAGGGCGACGATACCTTCGAGGCGGGCATTCCGGAGAGCTTCAACGTGCTGGTCAAGGAAATGCGCTCGCTGGGTCTCAACGTCGACCTCAAGTCGATGGAAGACGCCCAGGACGACGGTCTGGCCGAGGCGGCGGAGTAA